One window of the Hoplias malabaricus isolate fHopMal1 chromosome Y, fHopMal1.hap1, whole genome shotgun sequence genome contains the following:
- the LOC136679251 gene encoding coiled-coil domain-containing protein 117-like isoform X2: MQSAKPGHSDMGYLPSVYSTLPNLSAPEMSMSKGHPPSGSQHLPGGSMSSSWERRCLRKHRRTDDEGCSAKRRKLMEVTVSDPSEYTSPNACQSWSVESTPHSPSTQLSPSALEPAPRSQESSLSFSALPLPTARPETEGSCMEVEAAQRKLQEIEDRITLEDDSDEDLDVEPAQRRPVLVLSDSLREGLQRGIGDILPHTVAQSVSRSCMELVIWRPPEDPLTQQLKDSLQKQQRKQHTVCRQTSTPIPRTSLPEQLQPKESAEQVFSTLYSPPAASSSGVEDMEL; the protein is encoded by the exons atgcaaagtgcaaaaccaGGACATAGTGACATGGGCTACTTGCCCTCAGTGTACTCCACCCTCCCAAACTTATCTGCTCCAGAGATGAGCATGTCCAAGGGGCATCCTCCAAGTGGCTCCCAACATTTGCCAGGGGGCTCAATGTCAAGCTC CTGGGAGAGGAGATGTCTGAGGAAGCACAGGAGGACAGATGATGA AGGTTGTAGTGCCAAAAGGCGAAAGCTGATGGAAGTAACAGTCTCAGATCCCTCTGAATACACAAGCCCTAATGCCTGCCAAAGCTGGTCAGTGGAGAGTACTCCTCATTCTCCATCAACTCAGCTCAGCCCTTCAGCCCTCGAGCCAGCTCCCAGATCCCAAGAATCGAGCCTGTCCTTCTCTGCCCTCCCTCTCCCAACAGCCAGACCAGAGACAGAGGGGTCCTGTATGGAGGTAGAGGCGGCCCAGAGGAAGCTTCAGGAGATTGAGGACAG GATCACTCTGGAGGATGACAGTGATGAAGATCTGGATGTGGAGCCAGCTCAGCGCAGGCCTGTGCTTGTGCTGTCTGACAGCCTGAGGGAGGGTCTGCAGCGAGGCATTGGTGATATTCTCCCTCATACAGTAGCACAATCAGT GAGTCGCTCTTGTATGGAGTTGGTGATTTGGCGCCCCCCAGAGGACCCGCTCACCCAGCAGCTAAAGGACTCCCTccagaaacaacagagaaaacaacacaCAGTCTGCAGGCAGACATCCACGCCCATACCTCGTACCTCGCTACCAGAGCAACTGCAGCCTAAAGAATCAGCTGAACAGGTCTTCAGCACTCTCTACAGCCCGCCAGCAGCCTCCAGCAGTGGAGTGGAGGATATGGAGCTATAA
- the LOC136679251 gene encoding coiled-coil domain-containing protein 117-like isoform X1, which produces MQSAKPGHSDMGYLPSVYSTLPNLSAPEMSMSKGHPPSGSQHLPGGSMSSSSWERRCLRKHRRTDDEGCSAKRRKLMEVTVSDPSEYTSPNACQSWSVESTPHSPSTQLSPSALEPAPRSQESSLSFSALPLPTARPETEGSCMEVEAAQRKLQEIEDRITLEDDSDEDLDVEPAQRRPVLVLSDSLREGLQRGIGDILPHTVAQSVSRSCMELVIWRPPEDPLTQQLKDSLQKQQRKQHTVCRQTSTPIPRTSLPEQLQPKESAEQVFSTLYSPPAASSSGVEDMEL; this is translated from the exons atgcaaagtgcaaaaccaGGACATAGTGACATGGGCTACTTGCCCTCAGTGTACTCCACCCTCCCAAACTTATCTGCTCCAGAGATGAGCATGTCCAAGGGGCATCCTCCAAGTGGCTCCCAACATTTGCCAGGGGGCTCAATGTCAAGCTC AAGCTGGGAGAGGAGATGTCTGAGGAAGCACAGGAGGACAGATGATGA AGGTTGTAGTGCCAAAAGGCGAAAGCTGATGGAAGTAACAGTCTCAGATCCCTCTGAATACACAAGCCCTAATGCCTGCCAAAGCTGGTCAGTGGAGAGTACTCCTCATTCTCCATCAACTCAGCTCAGCCCTTCAGCCCTCGAGCCAGCTCCCAGATCCCAAGAATCGAGCCTGTCCTTCTCTGCCCTCCCTCTCCCAACAGCCAGACCAGAGACAGAGGGGTCCTGTATGGAGGTAGAGGCGGCCCAGAGGAAGCTTCAGGAGATTGAGGACAG GATCACTCTGGAGGATGACAGTGATGAAGATCTGGATGTGGAGCCAGCTCAGCGCAGGCCTGTGCTTGTGCTGTCTGACAGCCTGAGGGAGGGTCTGCAGCGAGGCATTGGTGATATTCTCCCTCATACAGTAGCACAATCAGT GAGTCGCTCTTGTATGGAGTTGGTGATTTGGCGCCCCCCAGAGGACCCGCTCACCCAGCAGCTAAAGGACTCCCTccagaaacaacagagaaaacaacacaCAGTCTGCAGGCAGACATCCACGCCCATACCTCGTACCTCGCTACCAGAGCAACTGCAGCCTAAAGAATCAGCTGAACAGGTCTTCAGCACTCTCTACAGCCCGCCAGCAGCCTCCAGCAGTGGAGTGGAGGATATGGAGCTATAA
- the LOC136679159 gene encoding transcobalamin-2-like, which yields MKLIFLSVAIVAALTAAKPCDNTETDHNSLVLKLNKNLLQSSEESDSLPNPSIHIALRLSNQHNLAKESQHLNRLKTKLHDDIQTSLAGGQMVVGRLALYILALRSSCHDLNSLTLSDESLLTHLKRQMEKEKEHIAFSHRPLTNYYQYSLGILALCVSGVRVSSHVSHKLIHAVEHGQIKHGDSLSVDTYAMAGMALQCLKEAETPVKDNEELSKALATIKQKLVDSQRSDGHIGNEFSTGLAVQALLAMGSDVQECSTSMEAMRSDARKGSYHNPMAVSQTLPALQKHTYLHLKSKECRNEDDSLVLDSAPAVEVLASLSNVPVEVEVQKTDGSSSAYRLEVPSGSSLLEVLTLLQNNKMGFTFEKEDSLWGPFLSQVNGEQARQTDRRYWHLSSDGKALSQGMKDYKIEAAQKISIKNTGY from the exons ATGAAGTTGATTTTCCTGTCTGTGGCTATTGTGGCCGCGCTGACAGCAGCAAAACCCTGCG ACAATACAGAGACAGATCATAACAGTCTTGTACTCAAGCTTAATAAGAATCTTCTTCAATCCTCTGAGGAATCTGACTCCCTGCCCAACCCCAGCATCCACATTGCCCTGCGATTGTCCAACCAGCACAACCTGGCCAAGGAGAGCCAGCACCTCAACAGGCTCAAAACCAAACTCCATGATGACATTCAGAC GTCTCTGGCTGGGGGGCAGATGGTGGTAGGTCGTTTGGCTCTGTATATTCTAGCTCTAAGGTCTTCCTGCCATGACCTGAACAGTCTAACTCTGTCTGATGAATCCTTGCTCACACATCTCAAGAGGCAGatggagaaggaaaaagagCATATTGCAT TCAGTCATCGTCCTCTGACCAATTACTACCAGTACTCTTTGGGCATTctggctctgtgtgtgagtggagtGAGGGTCAGCTCGCATGTCAGCCACAAGCTCATCCATGCTGTTGAACATGGTCAGATCAAGCATGGGGACTCCTTATCTGTAG acacatATGCGATGGCAGGCATGGCTCTGCAGTGTCTGAAAGAAGCTGAAACCCCAGTGAAGGATAATGAGGAGTTAAGCAAAGCTCTGGCCACCATTAAACAAAAGCTTGTGGACTCCCAGCGATCTGATGGACACATTGGAAATGAGTTCAGCACTGGACTGGCTGTGCAG GCTTTGCTGGCGATGGGCAGTGATGTGCAGGAGTGCTCCACCTCTATGGAGGCTATGCGGTCAGATGCCAGAAAGGGCTCATATCACAATCCCATGGCTGTCTCCCAGACCCTTCCTGCTCTACAGAAGCACACATATCTCCATTTGAAGAGCAAGGAGTGCCGCAATGAGGATG ACAGTCTAGTCCTGGATTCTGCTCCTGCTGTGGAAGTCCTGGCGAGTCTGTCCAATGTCccagtggaggtggaggtgcagAAAACAGATGGCTCATCTTCAGCGTATCGGCTTGAAGTTCCCAGTGGCTCCTCTCTGCTGGAGGTTCTCACGCTGCTTCAGAATAATAAGATGGGCTTCAC gttTGAGAAGGAGGACAGTTTGTGGGGACCCTTCCTAAGCCAAGTGAACGGAGAGCAGGCCAGGCAGACTGATCGGCGATACTGGCATCTCTCATCCGATGGCAAAGCTCTGAGCCAGG GCATGAAAGACTATAAGATTGAGGCAGCTCAGAAGATCTCCATCAAGAACACTGGATACTGA